The Celeribacter marinus genome window below encodes:
- a CDS encoding Hpt domain-containing protein gives MDKRHEVFLTDFVRLSAIDLKATLNLKLFTSDQFTHKAAGNMINTSTLKTLENEIGSEDFLEVAALFLVEMDDAIENLSNVQSASEIGTTLHFLKGASLNLGLTDFAEICIAGERNAKSGNAGAIDIGAILNTYHSSQKALQDYLKNLGIDG, from the coding sequence TTGGACAAGCGCCACGAAGTTTTCCTTACCGATTTTGTTCGACTCTCTGCGATCGACCTTAAGGCTACCTTAAACTTAAAATTGTTTACTTCTGATCAGTTCACTCACAAGGCCGCAGGCAACATGATCAACACATCGACTTTAAAAACACTTGAAAATGAAATTGGCTCTGAAGATTTTTTAGAAGTCGCAGCGCTCTTTTTAGTGGAAATGGATGACGCTATTGAAAACCTTTCAAATGTTCAAAGCGCATCTGAAATAGGCACTACACTGCATTTTTTGAAAGGCGCATCGCTGAATTTAGGTCTGACTGATTTTGCCGAAATTTGCATCGCGGGTGAGCGAAATGCAAAGTCCGGCAATGCCGGAGCTATCGATATAGGAGCTATCCTGAACACCTACCACTCATCCCAGAAAGCGCTACAGGATTACCTTAAAAATTTAGGGATTGACGGGTAG
- a CDS encoding L,D-transpeptidase — MSKIPQTLIGRRSFLAAGTAMLAAPALAQTDETTEIERDLSESVRRNISSFRSLDWHPYFSSLRNGAILVDTTSRALHYWNEDETIYKLYPTSVPLTEDLTRRGRTEIIRKVEGPSWAPTPSMKIRNPEWPDFVGPGPNNPLGTHALYLSWQYYRIHGTHDTRKIGRQSSNGCIGLYNEHIAELYTLAKNGTQVLLI; from the coding sequence ATGTCGAAAATTCCTCAAACTTTAATTGGGCGTCGATCTTTTTTGGCCGCCGGTACTGCTATGTTGGCTGCGCCCGCGCTTGCTCAAACGGATGAAACGACTGAAATCGAACGCGATTTGTCTGAATCTGTGCGCCGCAACATATCGAGTTTTCGGTCTTTGGACTGGCACCCCTATTTTAGTTCGCTTCGCAACGGGGCAATACTTGTCGATACGACATCGCGTGCGCTTCATTATTGGAACGAAGACGAGACAATCTACAAACTTTATCCGACTTCTGTGCCATTGACTGAGGATTTGACTCGTCGCGGGCGCACGGAAATCATCCGTAAGGTTGAGGGGCCAAGTTGGGCGCCAACCCCATCGATGAAAATACGTAATCCGGAATGGCCAGACTTTGTTGGTCCTGGCCCGAATAACCCGCTCGGAACACACGCGCTTTATCTGAGCTGGCAGTATTACCGCATCCACGGCACCCACGACACGCGCAAAATTGGGCGTCAGTCATCGAACGGCTGTATCGGCCTATACAATGAGCATATTGCGGAGCTTTACACTTTGGCAAAAAATGGCACTCAGGTTTTGCTGATCTAA
- a CDS encoding CAP domain-containing protein: MTRFFAFLTIFALGLTACAAPPERLAPDGKPLPRVYRIANRDEAKIEYRMLDSINALRSAAGRAPVALNANLDAAAATHSRDMQVQNRPWHFGSDGSSPISRVARSGYSGLMLGENISETYETELETLSAWMEQPDTRDIILDRRATDMGFAWYQESNGKLWWTLILGSRPTIATISDE; this comes from the coding sequence ATGACGCGGTTTTTTGCTTTCTTGACTATTTTTGCGCTCGGATTGACTGCCTGTGCAGCGCCACCAGAGCGGCTTGCGCCTGATGGCAAGCCTCTCCCTCGCGTCTATCGGATCGCCAATCGCGATGAAGCAAAAATTGAATACCGCATGCTCGACTCGATCAATGCGCTACGCTCAGCCGCCGGACGTGCGCCTGTTGCGTTGAATGCCAACCTTGATGCAGCCGCAGCGACCCATTCACGAGATATGCAGGTTCAGAACCGTCCTTGGCATTTTGGATCTGATGGATCCTCGCCAATCAGTCGCGTTGCTCGGTCGGGCTATTCGGGCCTGATGTTGGGCGAAAATATCTCTGAGACTTACGAAACCGAGCTAGAAACACTGTCCGCTTGGATGGAGCAACCTGATACACGCGACATTATTCTAGATCGCCGCGCAACTGACATGGGTTTTGCATGGTATCAGGAGAGCAATGGGAAACTGTGGTGGACGCTCATACTCGGCAGTCGCCCAACTATCGCAACGATCAGTGACGAATAA
- a CDS encoding CCA tRNA nucleotidyltransferase codes for MSKLTATWLDSVKTQFVLSSLADAGFAAYLVGGCVRNALLHVPVSDLDIATSARPEQVMSVFEAVGVKVVPTGIDHGTVTLVLESQTYEVTTFRRDISTDGRHATVLFSNTIHDDAFRRDFTMNALYCDRLGVIHDPVGGMPDLEKRHVRFIKDPQTRIQEDYLRILRFFRFYAWYGNHEDGLDEEGLAACAANLDGLDLISRERIGSEFFKLLSAPRPETALGAMEQSGVLARLLPGAACKIFFALSALDAPLDPLMRLAALGGDDVSERLRLSKKQATQLARLRAAMGSSESLESLAYRHGDLCAISVAYLRSAMFETPLPADWMVQISRGRDAIFPIRASDLPSSLEGANIGRALKDMERHWIDTHFDLSKSDLLSNYLGKS; via the coding sequence ATGTCGAAGCTGACCGCGACGTGGCTAGATTCCGTGAAAACTCAGTTTGTGTTGTCATCGTTAGCTGACGCTGGTTTTGCCGCGTATCTGGTTGGCGGCTGTGTGCGCAACGCCTTACTACATGTACCCGTTAGCGATCTTGATATCGCTACATCCGCAAGGCCTGAACAGGTCATGTCTGTGTTTGAGGCGGTTGGTGTAAAGGTGGTTCCAACGGGGATCGACCACGGGACAGTTACATTGGTTTTGGAGAGCCAAACGTACGAAGTCACGACGTTTCGCAGGGATATTTCGACAGACGGGCGCCACGCTACGGTGCTGTTTTCAAATACAATTCACGACGATGCGTTCCGCAGAGATTTTACGATGAACGCGCTGTATTGTGACCGACTTGGCGTCATTCATGATCCGGTTGGCGGGATGCCTGATCTGGAAAAGCGGCATGTTAGGTTCATAAAAGACCCACAGACCCGTATTCAAGAAGACTATCTTCGCATTTTGCGATTTTTTCGGTTCTACGCATGGTACGGCAATCATGAGGATGGTCTAGACGAGGAGGGGTTGGCGGCCTGCGCCGCGAATCTAGATGGGTTGGACCTAATCTCGCGCGAACGTATTGGATCTGAATTTTTTAAGCTTCTATCCGCCCCACGCCCCGAAACTGCGCTGGGGGCAATGGAGCAAAGTGGCGTTTTGGCGCGGCTGCTACCTGGCGCTGCGTGTAAGATATTCTTCGCCTTGTCTGCGCTTGATGCCCCTTTAGACCCTCTTATGCGTCTTGCGGCTCTCGGAGGAGATGATGTTTCTGAGAGACTGCGCCTCTCAAAAAAGCAAGCAACTCAACTTGCACGTCTTCGCGCCGCAATGGGTTCCAGCGAAAGTTTAGAGAGCCTTGCCTATCGTCATGGAGACTTGTGTGCCATATCTGTTGCATATCTGCGCTCCGCGATGTTTGAAACGCCTTTGCCCGCAGATTGGATGGTGCAAATTTCGCGCGGACGCGACGCTATCTTTCCAATTCGAGCATCCGATTTGCCCTCTTCGCTTGAGGGAGCCAACATTGGGCGCGCGCTAAAAGACATGGAGCGACACTGGATTGATACGCATTTTGATCTCTCCAAGTCAGACTTACTTTCAAATTATCTAGGGAAATCCTAA
- a CDS encoding PP2C family protein-serine/threonine phosphatase → MALVQTKSTLLQAVPERGVINCVLVVDDSMAQRKIISSNLKRWGYDVVEAASGAEAIEICNTVDIDLVISDWVMPEVTGLDFLRVFRGMERQNYGYFILVTSKSESSDVAQGLDVGADDFLSKPVSSDELLARIRAGERILRMERELTEKNRLVSKTLQEMSDLYDSLDRDLIEARRLQQSLIRERHRDFGNAQISLMLKPSGHVGGDLVGFYAISDTKVGLFSLDVSGHGIASALMTARLAGYFSGSTPEQNVAIERGPDGASIAISPAKVAAILNKLMLEEMETDLYFTMTLGHFDLATGELVITQAGHPHPLLQNEDGSVEFFGEGGLPIGLIPDATFEDVSIQLKPNQRVILYSDGVTECADESGEMLSEHGLKQIVENLTDQRGNAFFDTLLWDVSAFGNDQDFEDDVSALMLEFGPKVQP, encoded by the coding sequence GTGGCGCTTGTCCAAACTAAAAGCACTCTATTGCAGGCTGTACCTGAGCGAGGCGTGATAAATTGCGTTCTCGTTGTCGATGATTCAATGGCCCAGCGAAAGATTATCTCCTCAAACTTAAAGAGATGGGGATATGACGTGGTTGAGGCTGCATCAGGAGCTGAAGCTATTGAGATTTGCAACACAGTCGATATTGATTTGGTGATATCTGACTGGGTGATGCCTGAGGTTACGGGGCTAGATTTTCTACGTGTTTTCCGTGGGATGGAACGACAGAACTATGGGTATTTCATCCTTGTAACATCAAAGTCGGAGTCGTCGGACGTTGCGCAAGGACTAGATGTCGGCGCGGATGATTTTCTTTCTAAACCTGTATCAAGTGATGAGTTGTTGGCGCGAATTCGCGCAGGTGAACGCATCTTGAGAATGGAGCGCGAATTGACGGAAAAAAACCGTCTCGTATCCAAAACACTTCAAGAAATGTCTGACCTCTATGATTCTTTGGATCGGGATCTGATTGAGGCGAGGCGCCTACAACAATCGTTGATTCGAGAGAGGCACCGCGATTTTGGGAATGCACAAATTTCATTGATGCTAAAGCCGAGTGGCCACGTGGGTGGCGATTTGGTGGGTTTTTATGCGATTTCGGATACCAAGGTCGGGTTGTTTTCTCTAGATGTTTCAGGCCACGGTATCGCATCAGCCCTTATGACCGCGCGGTTGGCTGGTTATTTTAGCGGCTCAACGCCCGAGCAGAACGTTGCAATTGAGCGTGGACCGGATGGGGCGTCGATCGCAATTAGTCCGGCAAAGGTCGCGGCCATTTTAAACAAGCTCATGTTGGAAGAGATGGAAACGGATCTCTATTTCACGATGACGTTAGGACATTTTGATTTAGCAACGGGAGAGTTGGTCATCACTCAGGCGGGGCATCCCCATCCGCTCCTTCAAAACGAAGATGGTAGTGTCGAATTTTTCGGCGAGGGTGGCCTACCGATTGGTCTCATTCCTGATGCGACTTTTGAAGACGTTTCAATACAATTGAAGCCCAATCAACGAGTCATTCTATACTCTGACGGCGTGACCGAATGTGCCGACGAAAGCGGCGAAATGCTAAGTGAGCATGGGTTAAAGCAGATTGTGGAAAACCTTACAGATCAACGTGGAAATGCGTTTTTTGATACGCTTCTCTGGGACGTGAGCGCATTTGGAAATGATCAAGACTTTGAGGATGACGTGTCTGCGTTGATGTTAGAATTCGGACCTAAAGTACAACCCTGA
- a CDS encoding NUDIX domain-containing protein yields MKRYGDPQQLGIRYIRRPGAYALLPLNGRLLVTYQGGSQNEFQLPGGGIDPGETPIAALHREVCEETGWRIAQPRLVGKFKRFAFLPEYDMWAEKICLIYSAHPVRKLSDPTEPHHTAHWISQKDAAVLLGNAGDRSFVRVVL; encoded by the coding sequence ATGAAAAGATACGGTGATCCGCAACAACTTGGCATCAGGTACATACGACGCCCCGGAGCATATGCATTACTTCCTCTAAATGGGCGCTTATTGGTAACGTATCAAGGAGGAAGCCAAAACGAATTTCAACTGCCCGGTGGTGGAATAGATCCCGGGGAGACACCGATCGCAGCCCTACACCGCGAAGTTTGCGAGGAAACAGGGTGGCGCATTGCGCAGCCGCGTCTCGTTGGGAAGTTCAAAAGGTTTGCTTTTTTGCCAGAATACGACATGTGGGCAGAAAAAATATGCCTGATCTATTCCGCACATCCCGTGCGAAAGCTCTCCGACCCCACGGAGCCGCACCACACCGCACATTGGATATCACAAAAAGACGCTGCTGTTCTATTGGGAAACGCCGGAGATCGATCATTTGTCAGGGTTGTACTTTAG
- a CDS encoding Hsp33 family molecular chaperone HslO yields MHGSKIAWDDTVLPFQLDASDVRGRVARLDGTLEKILEQHDYPEKIEALIAEMALLTAMIGQTMKLRWKLSLQIRGNGAARIVATDFIAPTVDGEPATIRAYASFDKDKLADASSFEDLVGKGYFAILIDQGKGSTPYQGITPLFGKSISACAETYFAQSEQLPTRFSVSFGKSKIAGEGEFWRAGGVMLQKMPKASPLLKPAEGDAPVLVSASDLLDGDDEENWNRANILLDSVDDLELIGPSVSPTDLLVRLFHEDRPRVFDAQPVRFGCSCSEDRVRQSLSIYSAKDIAHMTTDEGDVTADCQFCGAHYVLDPRTVGFEAEGGPDGSGDRP; encoded by the coding sequence ATGCACGGTTCCAAAATTGCATGGGATGACACAGTTCTCCCATTTCAGCTTGATGCTTCGGATGTTCGCGGACGCGTTGCCCGCCTCGACGGCACGCTCGAAAAAATACTTGAGCAACATGACTATCCCGAAAAAATTGAGGCACTGATAGCCGAAATGGCTTTGCTGACCGCAATGATTGGTCAGACAATGAAGTTGCGTTGGAAGCTATCGCTTCAGATTCGTGGCAATGGAGCCGCGCGCATTGTCGCAACGGATTTCATTGCCCCTACGGTTGATGGAGAGCCCGCTACGATCCGTGCATATGCCTCTTTTGATAAAGATAAGTTAGCTGATGCGTCTTCGTTTGAGGATCTCGTTGGTAAGGGCTATTTTGCCATTTTGATAGACCAAGGCAAGGGATCTACGCCCTATCAGGGAATCACACCGCTCTTTGGGAAATCGATTTCTGCGTGCGCAGAAACCTATTTCGCGCAATCTGAGCAGCTCCCCACACGATTTTCAGTATCATTCGGGAAATCAAAAATTGCCGGCGAAGGTGAGTTTTGGCGCGCTGGCGGCGTCATGTTGCAAAAAATGCCAAAAGCCTCACCTCTTTTAAAGCCTGCGGAGGGTGACGCGCCAGTATTGGTTTCCGCTTCAGATTTGCTTGATGGTGATGACGAAGAAAATTGGAATCGCGCGAATATTTTGCTCGATTCCGTTGATGATTTGGAGCTAATCGGACCAAGTGTCTCGCCAACAGATCTTTTGGTGCGCCTGTTCCACGAAGATCGGCCACGTGTATTTGATGCGCAACCTGTTCGCTTTGGGTGTAGTTGTTCCGAGGATCGCGTTCGCCAAAGCCTGTCGATCTATTCCGCGAAAGATATCGCGCACATGACGACAGACGAGGGAGACGTTACGGCTGATTGCCAATTCTGCGGCGCTCACTACGTTTTGGATCCGCGCACAGTTGGGTTTGAGGCAGAGGGTGGCCCTGATGGCAGTGGCGATAGACCTTAA
- the ilvA gene encoding threonine ammonia-lyase IlvA, whose protein sequence is MINPTFIDRAEEAERRVRHLFEPTPCMRNDHLSAKFEADIWLKREDLTPVRSYKLRGAWNAMHEARETMPNIGLFVCASAGNHAQGMAYACREFGVRGVIFMPVTTPQQKIDKTRTFGGDMIEIRLVGDYFDDTLASAKTYCDAHDGHFLAPFDDQHVIEGQASVAVEFVRQMPKEPDIILLPVGGGGLSAGVVQYLRACWPDVEVYFVEPKGGASLKAALINGSPTKLSVIDSFVDGAAVARIGAIPFEALSEVSVDHVLTAPEDRICTTIVDMLNVEGIVLEPAGAMTIDALQDLRSLIKGRRVLCVTSGGNFDFERLPEVRERAQRFLGLKKYFIMRLPQRPGALREFLDMLGPQDDISRFEYLKKSARNFGSVLIGIETKDPKNFKTLFDKMNDVGLVHRDITDDEALSEFVL, encoded by the coding sequence ATGATAAACCCCACCTTTATTGATCGTGCCGAAGAGGCCGAGCGCCGCGTTCGGCACTTGTTTGAGCCAACGCCTTGTATGCGCAACGATCATCTGTCCGCAAAGTTCGAGGCGGATATCTGGCTCAAACGTGAAGATTTGACACCTGTGCGTTCTTATAAGCTTCGCGGAGCATGGAACGCGATGCACGAAGCACGCGAGACAATGCCAAATATTGGTTTGTTTGTGTGTGCATCAGCAGGAAACCATGCACAAGGAATGGCCTACGCGTGTCGCGAATTTGGTGTTCGGGGGGTGATCTTTATGCCGGTCACAACACCTCAACAGAAGATTGATAAGACGAGAACTTTCGGTGGAGATATGATCGAGATAAGGCTGGTTGGCGACTATTTCGACGATACGCTAGCATCCGCAAAAACGTACTGCGATGCGCATGATGGTCATTTTCTTGCGCCATTTGATGATCAACATGTGATTGAAGGTCAGGCAAGCGTTGCTGTTGAGTTTGTGCGGCAAATGCCAAAAGAGCCAGATATCATTCTACTTCCTGTTGGTGGTGGCGGGCTGTCGGCGGGTGTTGTGCAGTATCTTCGCGCATGTTGGCCCGATGTGGAGGTGTATTTTGTCGAGCCAAAGGGGGGCGCATCACTAAAAGCTGCGCTGATCAACGGGTCGCCAACAAAGTTGAGCGTTATCGACAGCTTTGTGGATGGGGCCGCCGTTGCCCGCATTGGGGCTATCCCGTTCGAGGCGCTATCTGAGGTTTCGGTAGATCATGTTTTAACGGCACCTGAGGATCGCATCTGTACCACAATCGTTGATATGCTCAATGTGGAGGGTATTGTTCTAGAACCCGCGGGAGCCATGACGATCGACGCACTTCAAGATTTGAGAAGCCTGATTAAGGGGAGGCGCGTTCTTTGCGTGACGTCTGGCGGCAATTTCGATTTTGAGCGCCTTCCAGAAGTACGCGAACGCGCGCAACGGTTCTTGGGGTTGAAGAAGTATTTCATTATGCGTTTGCCGCAACGACCCGGGGCGCTACGCGAGTTCCTGGATATGCTTGGCCCGCAAGATGATATTTCCCGGTTCGAATATCTGAAAAAATCGGCACGTAATTTTGGCTCTGTTCTCATCGGAATAGAGACCAAAGACCCCAAAAACTTCAAAACCTTGTTTGATAAGATGAATGATGTGGGGTTGGTTCATCGAGATATAACTGATGATGAGGCGTTGTCTGAATTCGTCCTTTAG
- a CDS encoding CoA pyrophosphatase, which translates to MAVAIDLKRIQRGLELGSGATSDFDLNPNAERFASSQLKVAGVLVPFIERDSGLNLILTKRASHLKHHPGQIALPGGRMDAGDVDVTATALREAHEEIGLLPENVEVIGSLPAHETVSRYAMTPIIGRVKGDFAAICEPGEVAEVFEVPAHFVLDPDNFRVESRLWRGAIRSYYTVPYGPYYIWGATARVLKGLAERVSKCRS; encoded by the coding sequence ATGGCAGTGGCGATAGACCTTAAACGCATCCAACGCGGGCTTGAACTTGGCTCCGGTGCGACATCAGATTTTGACCTAAATCCAAATGCAGAGAGATTTGCATCCTCGCAATTGAAGGTTGCGGGCGTGTTAGTTCCCTTTATTGAGCGTGATTCAGGTTTGAACTTGATACTGACTAAGCGCGCGTCTCATTTGAAACATCATCCGGGACAGATTGCTCTTCCCGGCGGGCGTATGGATGCGGGTGATGTGGATGTGACAGCAACGGCTTTGCGTGAGGCGCACGAGGAGATCGGACTTTTACCTGAAAATGTTGAGGTGATTGGAAGCCTGCCCGCACATGAAACGGTGAGTCGCTATGCTATGACTCCAATTATTGGACGAGTTAAGGGCGACTTTGCCGCTATTTGTGAACCGGGGGAGGTCGCGGAAGTCTTCGAAGTCCCTGCTCATTTTGTTCTCGATCCAGACAACTTTCGTGTTGAATCACGTTTGTGGCGCGGCGCAATCAGATCGTACTACACTGTTCCATACGGCCCCTACTACATTTGGGGCGCCACCGCGCGCGTTCTAAAGGGATTGGCGGAAAGGGTTTCAAAATGTCGAAGCTGA
- a CDS encoding ComF family protein — translation MKTLAALIYPPQCMNCDVHIDADYGLCPTCWAQTDFIIDHPCERCGRPLMGLAQEGDLCDDCLITPHAWSKGRAVLQYAGVGRSLILSFKHGDRTDLAPVLGDWITKAAISLITPETLIAPVPLHWARLLRRRYNQSMLLSQRIAKKSCGQHICNLLTRTRRTKSLDGLSGIARRTIVENVMRVTPKHHGKIEGRPVLIIDDVMTTGATLDACAQACLSAGASRVDVAVLARVARER, via the coding sequence ATGAAAACACTCGCAGCCCTAATCTATCCACCGCAGTGTATGAATTGCGATGTTCATATCGACGCAGACTACGGATTGTGCCCCACGTGTTGGGCTCAGACTGATTTCATAATTGATCATCCGTGTGAGAGATGTGGCCGACCACTTATGGGTTTGGCGCAGGAGGGAGATCTTTGTGACGACTGTCTTATCACACCTCATGCTTGGTCCAAGGGCCGTGCAGTGTTGCAATACGCGGGTGTGGGACGATCCCTAATTTTGAGTTTCAAACACGGAGATCGTACAGACCTCGCGCCTGTTCTGGGTGACTGGATTACCAAGGCTGCGATTTCTCTAATCACGCCTGAAACGCTTATCGCGCCGGTCCCGCTACACTGGGCACGGCTTTTGCGACGTCGCTACAATCAATCGATGTTGCTGTCTCAACGTATTGCTAAAAAATCGTGTGGTCAGCATATTTGCAACCTGCTGACGCGAACGAGGCGCACGAAGAGTCTCGATGGGTTGAGCGGTATCGCGCGCCGCACTATTGTGGAAAACGTTATGCGTGTGACCCCCAAGCACCACGGCAAAATAGAAGGGCGGCCGGTTCTCATTATAGATGATGTGATGACCACAGGGGCTACTTTGGACGCATGTGCGCAGGCGTGTTTGTCTGCGGGTGCATCGCGGGTGGACGTTGCTGTACTCGCACGCGTTGCCAGAGAGAGGTGA
- a CDS encoding L,D-transpeptidase family protein — protein MYRRQFLCCLAALASVPQVAISRELKPYGGPQITRVVLHKSRRRLYLLSGETVVKDYKVGLGSAPAGPKRFEGDGKTPEGSYIIDRRNPNSSFHLSIGISYPNTQDQEFAAAHGKRAGGDIFIHGRARQNKGKGRDWTAGCIAVKDRHIEQIYMMVQLGTQIDIYP, from the coding sequence ATGTACCGCCGTCAATTTTTATGTTGTCTTGCCGCATTGGCGAGCGTTCCCCAAGTCGCGATTTCGCGCGAATTGAAACCCTATGGCGGGCCCCAAATAACGCGGGTTGTGTTACACAAAAGTCGTCGTCGCCTGTATTTGCTTAGCGGCGAAACTGTTGTGAAAGATTATAAAGTTGGGTTGGGTTCTGCCCCCGCTGGACCGAAGCGTTTTGAAGGCGATGGGAAAACGCCCGAAGGCAGCTATATTATTGACCGACGCAATCCAAATTCGTCCTTTCATCTGTCAATCGGGATTTCATATCCCAATACTCAGGATCAAGAATTTGCAGCTGCGCATGGAAAACGTGCGGGTGGCGACATCTTTATCCATGGCCGTGCGCGCCAGAATAAAGGAAAGGGCCGTGACTGGACCGCGGGGTGTATTGCCGTAAAAGACCGCCATATCGAACAAATCTATATGATGGTTCAGCTTGGCACGCAGATTGATATCTATCCCTAG
- a CDS encoding class I SAM-dependent RNA methyltransferase — protein sequence MQLTIERLGHQGDGIGQGPIYAAQTLPGEVVEGDIVDGRMSKPRILTPSEDRVKAPCRHYSVCGGCSLQHASDDFVSNWKRDVVVTALKHQGIFAKITAVHTSPPQSRRRAVFHGKRTKNGAHLGLFGRASDILHDIPSCKLMSASIMSGFETLRSLVVLGATRRGHMTLTVTEVAGGLDVSVENGKDLDLKFRSELASFVPNSGLIRLVWQGEVIAQNGLPYQLFGSAKVVPPAGAFLQATSHGEAVLVDAMRRAVGDAKSVVDLFAGCGTFSMPLAQTARVHAVEDVREMMEALAAGWREALGLKQVTTETRDLFRRPLLPDELAKFEAVVIDPPRAGAAAQIAELAKSEIGVIGFVSCNPVTFARDARVLLDAGFVLDWLEVVDQFRWSSHVEVAARFARMS from the coding sequence GTGCAACTCACAATCGAACGCCTTGGCCATCAAGGCGATGGTATCGGCCAAGGCCCAATATACGCTGCTCAAACCTTGCCCGGCGAGGTGGTTGAGGGTGATATTGTTGATGGGCGGATGTCGAAGCCACGAATTCTGACACCCTCAGAAGATCGTGTAAAAGCGCCCTGCCGTCATTACAGCGTGTGCGGCGGTTGCTCGCTTCAACATGCCTCTGACGATTTTGTGTCGAATTGGAAGCGCGACGTTGTGGTGACCGCGCTAAAGCACCAAGGTATTTTTGCAAAGATTACTGCGGTTCATACGTCACCTCCGCAATCTCGACGCCGTGCTGTATTTCACGGTAAGCGAACCAAAAACGGGGCGCATTTGGGTCTATTTGGGCGGGCAAGTGACATTCTCCATGATATCCCTAGTTGTAAGCTGATGTCGGCGAGCATCATGAGTGGATTTGAAACGTTGCGCTCACTCGTGGTTTTGGGTGCGACGCGGCGTGGACATATGACCCTGACCGTGACCGAAGTGGCCGGAGGGTTGGATGTCTCTGTTGAAAACGGAAAAGACCTAGATCTCAAATTTCGGTCCGAGTTGGCCAGTTTTGTGCCAAACTCGGGTCTAATCCGGCTCGTCTGGCAGGGCGAAGTGATTGCACAAAACGGCCTGCCGTACCAATTGTTCGGCTCGGCCAAAGTGGTTCCTCCGGCAGGTGCGTTTTTGCAAGCGACTTCACATGGAGAGGCTGTGTTGGTCGATGCCATGCGCCGCGCTGTGGGTGACGCCAAATCAGTTGTTGATCTGTTCGCAGGGTGTGGAACGTTCTCAATGCCATTGGCGCAAACCGCGCGCGTGCATGCCGTTGAGGATGTGCGTGAGATGATGGAGGCGTTGGCGGCGGGGTGGCGTGAGGCGCTTGGCCTCAAACAGGTTACAACCGAAACGCGTGACTTGTTTCGTCGGCCGCTACTGCCCGATGAGTTGGCTAAATTCGAAGCTGTGGTTATTGATCCGCCCCGCGCGGGAGCGGCGGCACAGATAGCCGAGTTGGCGAAAAGCGAGATTGGCGTCATTGGATTTGTATCCTGTAATCCCGTGACATTTGCGCGGGATGCGCGCGTTCTTTTGGATGCGGGGTTCGTGTTGGATTGGTTGGAAGTGGTCGACCAGTTTAGGTGGTCGTCGCATGTAGAGGTTGCTGCACGGTTCGCGCGAATGTCATGA
- a CDS encoding methyltransferase domain-containing protein has product MATQTPLVNRDRLDRHRRRAERIGGDFFLHEEARLDIQDRLSMVNKSFADVAIVTGFPTLWKTWFPDATIISDTDTLGLAEQSYDLVIHAMSLHWANDPVGQLIQCNRALRPDGLMLAIFLGDETLKELRISLAEAEIAISGGLSSRVLPMGEIRDLGGLLQRASFALPVADKMVRKASYKTLNRLIYDLRSMGETAALSQSSRRFTPKSIFNLAETIYSEHYSQDGLLIATFDIVCLTGWAPDDSQPKPLLRGSAKARLADALGTNELKLRS; this is encoded by the coding sequence ATGGCCACGCAAACGCCCCTCGTAAATCGAGACAGACTTGACCGGCATCGTCGTCGCGCAGAGCGAATTGGTGGCGACTTCTTTCTTCACGAGGAGGCTCGTCTCGATATTCAAGATCGCCTAAGTATGGTTAATAAATCGTTTGCCGATGTTGCGATTGTGACGGGCTTTCCAACGCTCTGGAAAACATGGTTCCCAGATGCGACCATAATCAGCGATACGGACACGCTTGGGCTGGCTGAGCAAAGCTATGACCTTGTTATCCACGCAATGTCATTGCATTGGGCGAATGATCCCGTTGGGCAATTGATTCAATGCAACCGTGCCCTTCGACCTGACGGGCTAATGCTCGCCATTTTTCTTGGTGATGAGACTCTAAAAGAGCTTAGAATTAGTCTCGCCGAAGCAGAGATTGCGATCTCAGGCGGCCTCTCTTCGCGTGTTTTGCCGATGGGGGAAATCCGCGACTTGGGTGGGTTACTACAGCGCGCCTCTTTTGCATTGCCCGTCGCCGACAAAATGGTGCGCAAAGCAAGTTACAAGACCCTAAACCGCCTAATCTATGACCTACGCAGTATGGGCGAGACAGCGGCGCTAAGCCAAAGTTCACGCAGATTTACACCCAAATCAATCTTCAACTTGGCTGAAACGATCTATTCCGAACATTATTCACAGGACGGTCTCCTCATTGCGACCTTTGATATCGTGTGCCTCACGGGTTGGGCGCCGGACGATAGCCAACCGAAACCGCTCCTCCGCGGAAGTGCAAAGGCGCGACTTGCAGACGCACTTGGCACAAACGAGCTAAAACTGCGCTCTTGA